The following are encoded in a window of Mycoplasmopsis verecunda genomic DNA:
- the dnaG gene encoding DNA primase codes for MENKRIPSELVNQIISNSNIVEIISEFISLSKKGNNYIGLCPFHEDSSPSFTISPQKQIFKCFPCGASGNVISFLEKIKNWNFIQSLEFLAQKQGIEFDFTSFKNDDKTKYYSQETVELVDILSIANYFYKVEVLKSTSANEYLKKRKLDDLNIREKFDIGYAPKNKIVDYLKKLGYDSNLMLKAGLINSELNELFWDRITFGIRNEYGDLVGFSGRTLDSSSTSKYVNSPATHLFNKSKILYNFNNAKDNINSKKEVIIVEGFMDAIALDKAGIHNVVALMGTALTKEHLNLIKRNKVILFLDNDTAGIEATLRTLKLLLENGFSASVINNTYLKDADEILNNYGKETLIDLINNNQVSSVNFIYEKLKAKHKVDQIQDYESFSKFIQILQAYINLFNDEQKEYISSLLSKEFNYSLKYQLKENQNIYHEIPQKQNIDFRNTQWYRNKIELLANQNRLSLLIRAMSNQYILEIIKATNDVSLLFTKPDSIKNLYEYTIQLNEVKDPNEIYKMIYPELNIMLNSIDYNDEINAKIIKEYVNDTVLEANKLSSFTIPLQPYAIEQVAEWEKYKNILYAGANANAVPPFIQDQISLLINKYKNRKLIFKNNK; via the coding sequence ATGGAGAATAAGAGAATACCAAGTGAATTAGTGAATCAAATTATTTCTAATTCAAATATAGTAGAAATTATTTCTGAATTTATTTCTTTAAGTAAAAAAGGAAATAACTATATTGGATTATGTCCATTTCACGAAGATTCATCTCCAAGTTTTACTATATCTCCACAAAAACAAATATTTAAATGCTTCCCATGTGGAGCTTCAGGAAATGTAATAAGTTTCCTTGAAAAAATAAAAAATTGAAACTTTATTCAATCACTAGAGTTTCTTGCTCAAAAACAAGGTATTGAGTTTGATTTTACATCTTTTAAAAATGATGATAAGACTAAATACTATTCACAAGAAACAGTTGAATTAGTTGATATTTTATCTATAGCAAATTATTTCTACAAAGTTGAGGTTTTAAAATCGACATCTGCTAATGAATATTTAAAAAAGCGTAAATTAGATGATTTAAATATAAGAGAAAAATTTGATATAGGATATGCACCAAAAAATAAAATTGTCGATTATTTAAAAAAACTTGGGTATGATTCAAATTTAATGTTAAAAGCTGGTTTGATTAATAGTGAACTTAATGAGTTATTTTGAGATAGAATAACTTTTGGGATTAGAAATGAATATGGTGATTTAGTTGGATTTTCAGGTAGAACTTTAGATTCTAGTTCAACTAGCAAATATGTGAATTCGCCAGCAACACATTTATTTAATAAGTCTAAAATTCTATATAACTTCAATAATGCTAAAGATAATATTAATAGCAAAAAAGAAGTTATTATTGTTGAAGGTTTTATGGATGCAATAGCTTTAGATAAAGCAGGTATTCATAATGTAGTTGCCTTAATGGGAACTGCTTTAACTAAAGAACATCTCAATCTAATCAAACGAAATAAAGTAATATTATTCCTAGATAATGATACAGCTGGAATAGAAGCTACTTTAAGAACATTAAAATTATTATTGGAAAATGGTTTTTCAGCTTCAGTTATAAATAATACTTATTTAAAAGATGCTGATGAAATATTAAATAATTATGGTAAAGAAACATTAATTGATTTAATTAATAATAATCAAGTTTCGAGTGTCAACTTTATTTATGAAAAGTTAAAAGCTAAACATAAAGTTGATCAAATACAGGATTATGAGTCATTTTCTAAATTTATTCAAATATTACAAGCTTATATTAATTTATTTAACGATGAGCAAAAAGAATATATATCTAGCTTATTAAGTAAAGAATTTAATTATTCATTAAAATATCAACTGAAAGAAAATCAAAATATTTATCATGAGATACCTCAGAAACAAAACATAGATTTTAGAAATACTCAATGATATCGAAACAAAATTGAACTATTAGCAAATCAAAACCGTTTAAGCTTACTTATAAGAGCTATGAGTAATCAATATATCTTAGAAATAATTAAAGCAACTAATGATGTTTCTTTATTATTCACTAAGCCAGATAGTATTAAAAATTTATATGAATATACTATTCAATTAAATGAAGTAAAAGACCCAAATGAGATATATAAAATGATATATCCTGAATTAAATATAATGCTTAATTCAATTGATTACAATGATGAAATCAATGCAAAAATAATAAAAGAGTATGTAAATGATACAGTTTTAGAAGCCAATAAATTAAGCTCTTTTACCATTCCACTTCAGCCATATGCAATAGAGCAAGTAGCTGAGTGAGAAAAATACAAAAATATCTTATATGCAGGAGCTAATGCAAATGCTGTACCACCATTTATACAAGATCAAATTAGCTTGCTAATTAACAAATACAAAAATAGAAAATTAATATTTAAAAACAATAAATAA
- a CDS encoding glycine--tRNA ligase translates to MQTIVNHLKNSGFVFQGSEIYGGLSNTWDYGPLGSLLKDNIMNAWKREFVIKEGNNFLIDSKILMNPNVWVTSGHVSNFSDPLIENKINGKRYRADKLIQEFDESIIPEKMSFEEMAQFVKDHIFEYDGEKTNWSEIKKFNLMFETSQGVIEGAKSKVYLRPETAQGIFINFKNVQRTMRTKLPFGIAQVGKSFRNEVTPGNFIFRTREFEQMELEFFSKPEEANEWFNYYINKAYAFVQKLGIKSESIRIRAHEKEELAHYSDATSDIEFKFPFGWGELLGVANRTDYDLKSHMNATGESLDYLEPETNTKIVPYVIEPSMGLDRLMLAIVSDAYAEERLSENDSRVVLKFTYDLAPYKVAVLPLVKKLSTTSKEIFDNLINQGISVTYDEAGSIGKRYRRQDAIGTYWCLTVDYDTLEDNCVTLRNRDTMEQVRIEISKLAEFLKNNK, encoded by the coding sequence ATGCAAACAATCGTAAATCATTTAAAAAATAGTGGATTTGTATTTCAAGGAAGTGAAATCTATGGTGGATTATCTAACACCTGAGATTATGGACCGCTTGGATCATTACTCAAAGATAACATTATGAATGCTTGAAAAAGAGAATTTGTTATCAAGGAAGGAAATAACTTCTTAATTGATTCTAAAATTTTAATGAATCCAAATGTTTGAGTGACTTCAGGACATGTATCTAACTTTTCAGATCCATTAATCGAAAATAAAATAAATGGAAAAAGATATAGAGCTGATAAATTAATTCAAGAATTTGATGAAAGCATTATTCCTGAAAAAATGTCATTTGAAGAAATGGCACAATTTGTTAAAGATCACATTTTTGAATATGATGGCGAAAAAACTAATTGATCAGAAATTAAAAAATTCAACTTAATGTTTGAAACATCACAAGGTGTAATCGAAGGAGCTAAATCAAAAGTTTATTTAAGACCGGAAACTGCTCAAGGGATTTTTATCAATTTCAAAAATGTGCAAAGAACTATGAGAACAAAGTTACCATTTGGAATTGCACAAGTTGGAAAAAGTTTTAGAAATGAAGTAACACCAGGAAATTTCATTTTTAGAACTAGAGAATTTGAACAAATGGAATTAGAATTTTTCTCAAAACCAGAAGAAGCTAACGAATGATTTAATTACTACATAAATAAAGCTTATGCTTTTGTTCAAAAATTAGGTATTAAATCTGAAAGCATTCGAATCAGAGCACATGAAAAAGAAGAATTAGCTCATTATTCAGATGCTACAAGCGATATTGAATTTAAATTCCCATTTGGATGAGGTGAATTATTAGGGGTTGCTAATCGTACTGACTATGACTTAAAATCTCATATGAATGCAACTGGTGAATCATTGGATTATTTAGAACCAGAAACTAATACCAAAATTGTTCCTTATGTAATTGAACCAAGTATGGGACTTGATCGTTTAATGTTAGCTATAGTTTCTGATGCATATGCTGAAGAACGATTATCAGAAAACGATTCAAGAGTAGTCTTAAAATTCACATATGATTTAGCCCCATATAAAGTAGCTGTTTTACCACTTGTTAAAAAGCTATCAACAACATCTAAAGAAATTTTTGATAACTTAATTAACCAAGGAATCTCAGTCACTTATGATGAAGCTGGTTCAATCGGAAAAAGATATCGTCGTCAAGATGCTATCGGAACATATTGATGTTTAACTGTTGATTATGACACTTTAGAAGATAATTGTGTAACTTTAAGAAATAGAGACACAATGGAACAAGTAAGAATAGAAATATCAAAACTTGCAGAATTTTTAAAAAACAATAAATAG
- a CDS encoding MAG3090 family protein, which translates to MKRLQCLYRPNKDKNYPWMLKHPKVDSALALFKSRRDAMTWFLSLEYDSATWFQTDKKIWGGLVIAEKELNKDGKEVMMYEFNVDKFDGELDYDATAEELAIDGKTGLRNDKEAKKYLKEMQDFKILKDPETYFPVDDDFKIERKKSAKDLEIEKLNKKLAELSLLLSSKHSDDYARELEELYKKLQDSNSDKEQLLKEIEELKEKSERLEKEVTKEVILEKEEVVLPVVTVVEDKIIEYAYVRDLPLEEQIKVLAIYARKMHITSSKLEKSETSVEDLKDIEENFANVLECIKAVEKDLHNEELKELLASITYSLTKSVQIFDENIVGNPEIANTAENALYSVCTLNGNIKLSQKTSYVLFNDKHVGFVPKDKYHYAVFIGHDAQRQHFMVFQNPAEEKHVEVVKEVEAPARTESTANWFAIFLLSLSFGILITLCILLGINVIPH; encoded by the coding sequence ATGAAACGTTTACAATGTTTATATAGACCTAATAAGGATAAAAACTATCCATGAATGTTAAAACACCCAAAAGTAGATAGTGCATTAGCTTTATTTAAATCTCGTAGAGATGCTATGACATGATTCTTATCATTAGAATATGATTCAGCAACTTGATTCCAAACAGATAAAAAAATCTGAGGTGGATTAGTTATTGCTGAAAAAGAATTAAATAAAGATGGTAAAGAAGTAATGATGTATGAATTCAACGTTGATAAATTTGACGGTGAATTAGATTACGATGCAACAGCTGAAGAACTTGCGATTGATGGAAAAACAGGATTAAGAAACGATAAAGAAGCTAAAAAATACTTAAAAGAAATGCAAGATTTCAAAATTTTAAAAGACCCTGAAACATATTTCCCAGTTGACGATGATTTTAAAATTGAAAGAAAGAAATCAGCAAAAGACCTAGAAATTGAAAAGCTTAACAAAAAATTAGCAGAATTATCATTATTACTATCATCAAAACATTCTGATGACTATGCAAGAGAATTAGAAGAACTTTATAAGAAATTACAAGATTCAAACTCAGATAAAGAACAATTACTTAAAGAAATCGAAGAATTAAAAGAAAAATCAGAAAGATTAGAAAAAGAAGTAACTAAAGAAGTTATTCTTGAAAAAGAAGAAGTTGTTTTACCCGTTGTAACAGTTGTAGAAGATAAAATTATAGAATATGCATATGTAAGAGACTTACCATTAGAAGAACAAATTAAAGTTTTAGCTATTTATGCAAGAAAAATGCACATTACATCTTCAAAATTAGAAAAATCAGAAACATCAGTTGAAGATTTAAAAGATATTGAAGAAAACTTTGCAAATGTATTAGAATGTATTAAAGCAGTTGAAAAAGATTTACACAATGAAGAATTAAAAGAATTATTAGCATCTATTACATATTCATTAACAAAATCTGTTCAAATATTTGATGAAAACATTGTTGGAAATCCTGAAATTGCTAATACAGCAGAAAATGCATTATACTCAGTATGTACATTAAATGGAAACATTAAATTATCACAAAAAACATCATATGTTTTATTTAATGATAAACATGTTGGATTTGTACCAAAAGATAAATATCACTATGCTGTATTTATTGGACATGATGCTCAAAGACAACACTTTATGGTCTTCCAAAATCCTGCAGAAGAAAAACATGTAGAAGTAGTAAAAGAAGTTGAAGCACCAGCAAGAACTGAAAGTACAGCTAACTGATTTGCCATCTTCTTACTATCATTATCATTCGGAATTCTAATTACATTATGTATCCTTTTAGGAATCAATGTAATTCCTCACTAA
- a CDS encoding S1 domain-containing protein — MENKLTYYNGQIVTAKVIRTGSKFTLLEDKDKNKFIIYKNEITDFRNIQINDILQIRDIVNFVVIGYDQDTKQYIGSFKKNHPNFLRSERYYSLARSPKNELKETKNGFNNLIKFTLSYILPNEENNNDNGDLDNNSEIEKPEQNN; from the coding sequence ATGGAAAATAAATTAACATACTATAATGGTCAAATCGTAACTGCAAAAGTTATTAGAACTGGATCAAAATTCACATTACTAGAAGATAAAGATAAAAATAAATTCATCATATATAAAAATGAAATAACTGATTTTAGAAATATACAAATAAATGATATTTTACAAATTCGAGATATAGTAAATTTTGTAGTAATTGGTTATGATCAAGATACAAAACAATATATAGGTTCATTTAAGAAAAATCACCCTAATTTTTTAAGAAGTGAAAGATATTATTCATTAGCTAGAAGTCCTAAAAACGAGCTTAAAGAAACAAAAAATGGTTTTAATAATCTAATTAAATTTACTTTAAGTTATATTTTACCTAATGAAGAAAATAATAATGATAATGGCGATTTAGATAACAATAGTGAAATAGAAAAACCTGAACAAAATAATTAA